CGGGCACGCCGTGGGTCGCCACCGGCTACGTGCCCGGTCCCACGCTGGCGGACACGGTGGAGCAGCACGGCCCGCTGCCGGAGACATCGGTCCTGGCGCTGGCGTCCGGGCTCGTCCGCGCGCTGCAGGGCGTGCACGCCTGTCGGCTGATCCACCGCGACCTAAAGCCGTCCAACGTGCTGGTGACGATCGACGGCCCGCGGGTGATCGACTTCGGTATCGCGCGGTCGGTGGACGCCAGTGTGGCCACCCGCACCGGGGCGCTGATCGGCTCGCCGGCCTTCATGTCGCCCGAGCAGGCGCGCGGCGAGGAGCTGAGCCCGGCCAGCGACATCTTCAGCCTGGGCTCGGTGCTGGCCCATGCCGCCACCGGCCGGCGGCCGTTCGGCGAGGGCCTCAGTGGCCTGCACGCGGTGCTCTTTCAGGTCATGCAGGGCGACCCACAGCTCGGGGAACTGTCCGGACCGGTCCGCGGACTGGTGGAGTCGTGCCTGGCCAGGGCGCCGCAGGACCGCCCCTCACTCGACGCGATCCTGCGCTCGCTGCCCCCGTTCCCCGATGCCTGGCTGCCCGCCGCGGTCGTGACCGAACTGGGCCGCCATGCCGCCGGCCTCCTCGATCTGGAGACCCCCGATCTCCAGGCGGCCTCCGGCCCGCCGCCACGGCAGCCTTCCGGTCCGGCGTCGACGGACGGGATGGTCGGCACCCAGACGCTTTCGGACCGGCGGCGCCGCACGTCGCACAAATGGCTGGTCTCAGTGGCCGGCGCCGCCGCGGTCGCCGTGCTCACCGCGGCCTCGGTCACGGCGTTGGCCGCGTTCACCGGCGATGACGCCGGCGATGAGGGAGGCAGTCCCTCCGGGCAGGACACCGAGGGCGTCGTCCCCACTGCGATGCTCGGGACCTGGGAGGGGGAGATCGAGAGTCGCGACAGCTGGCAGTGGCGCCGGATCACGCTCGCCCCGGGTGAGCTCAACCAGGACGTCGCCAAGATCATGGTGGCCAGGCAGGGCTTGCTGTGCGAGTACGTCGGCAAGCTGGCGTCGAGTTCACCGACCGTCGCGCTCCGTGCCCGCCTCACCAGGAGCATCCCGGCCGGCAAGTGCGAGAACGACCTCCCTCAGGAGCTGACGTTGAAGGGCGGCCAGGTCCACTGGGCCGCAGGGAAGGTGACGGGCACTTTTGAACGCGCCCGCCACAACGCGGTTCCGGCCGCCCTCCAAGGCCGCTGGGTCGGGACGGACGAGTTCGGGAAGCGCAGGGTGTTCCTCATCAGCGGCGGCGCCGTCGGCACCGAGGCCGTCCGGGCCAAGCTGCTGACCCCCTCGGGCGGCGTCGTCTGCGATAGCTTGGGAGTGCTCGTCTCGGCGGGCGGTCCGATCATCTTCCTGGCCACCCGCTTGCTCACCCAATCGTCCATGTGCGGGCTCAACATCGAACTGCAAGCCTTCAAGCAGGAGGGCCAGAGCCTGGTCTGGGGGTTCGGGGACGGCAACACCGGCAACGAGGCCCGGCTCCAGCGCTCCTGATCGCCGGCCCGCGGAAGTGAAACGGCAGTAGACGCCGAAAGCGGGCTTCGGGGAGTAGGACCGTGCGGCGGTCGGCGTGGATCGATCGGGGCGCCACGCCACCGTCGGCGGTGATGGCGTGCTGGATGAACTCCTTGACCAGGGTGCCGTTCTCGGCGGGCCAGATCTCCCAGTGCACGACCTTGCGGGAGAAGATGTCGATGATGACGTACAGCAGGTAATGGACGCCGCGCACGGGCCCTTTCAGTTTCGTGAAGTCCCATGACCGCACCTGGTCCGGGCCGTCTGGAGTTCGGGCTTGACGGTCGCGGGACGCACGGCCTGGGCGCGCCGCTCCCGGCCTGGCCGCGTTCGCGCAGCAGTCGGTACATGGGGGCCCGCGAGCCCCCGCTCGCGCTCGGCCGCCGACAGCTCGGCCGGGTGATGGAAAGGGCGACGCGGCCAGATCCGCGGCGGACGGGGGTTGCGGTGCCGATGCAGAGCCGAGCGGGATTTGCCGAGGATGCGGCATGCCCGGGCGGTGCCGAGCAGTGAACCTTTTCCATCTTCAGTCTGAGCTGGCCAGATGGAGGTAGAGGACGGCTTGGACGAGGCCGGTGGTCCGAGCCGGTGAGCAGCGGAGCCTGCGCA
The nucleotide sequence above comes from Actinomadura algeriensis. Encoded proteins:
- a CDS encoding serine/threonine-protein kinase; amino-acid sequence: MEQLWPDDPRTMGGYRLLGRLGAGGMGQVYLGRSSGGRMVAVKLVHAELARDPLFRQRFRREVEAARRVGDRWTAPVLDADTESGTPWVATGYVPGPTLADTVEQHGPLPETSVLALASGLVRALQGVHACRLIHRDLKPSNVLVTIDGPRVIDFGIARSVDASVATRTGALIGSPAFMSPEQARGEELSPASDIFSLGSVLAHAATGRRPFGEGLSGLHAVLFQVMQGDPQLGELSGPVRGLVESCLARAPQDRPSLDAILRSLPPFPDAWLPAAVVTELGRHAAGLLDLETPDLQAASGPPPRQPSGPASTDGMVGTQTLSDRRRRTSHKWLVSVAGAAAVAVLTAASVTALAAFTGDDAGDEGGSPSGQDTEGVVPTAMLGTWEGEIESRDSWQWRRITLAPGELNQDVAKIMVARQGLLCEYVGKLASSSPTVALRARLTRSIPAGKCENDLPQELTLKGGQVHWAAGKVTGTFERARHNAVPAALQGRWVGTDEFGKRRVFLISGGAVGTEAVRAKLLTPSGGVVCDSLGVLVSAGGPIIFLATRLLTQSSMCGLNIELQAFKQEGQSLVWGFGDGNTGNEARLQRS
- a CDS encoding DDE-type integrase/transposase/recombinase; this encodes MPHPRQIPLGSASAPQPPSAADLAASPFPSPGRAVGGRARAGARGPPCTDCCANAARPGAARPGRASRDRQARTPDGPDQVRSWDFTKLKGPVRGVHYLLYVIIDIFSRKVVHWEIWPAENGTLVKEFIQHAITADGGVAPRSIHADRRTVLLPEARFRRLLPFHFRGPAIRSAGAGPRCRCCRPRTPRPGSGPPA